The following are encoded together in the Azospirillum brasilense genome:
- a CDS encoding M20 aminoacylase family protein → MVRTIDGTEALTADMTAWRRDLHAHPETAFEEERTSDFVAEKLASFGLEVHRGIAKTGVVGLLRNGEGPAVAFRADMDALHIHEQTNLPHASRNPGRMHACGHDGHTAMLLGAARHLSAHPNFQGTIAFVFQPAEENEGGGRVMVEDGLFEKFPVEQVYGMHNWPGLEVGKIALRPGPIMAAYDIFELTLTGKGTHAAMPHLGTDTILAGTQIVNAWQTIASRSVHPVDSAVVSVTQFHAGDTWNVLPATAVLRGTTRTFRKEVQDMVERRMGELAKAIAGGFGIEAEMRYERRYPSTVNEAGATELARRAAAGVVGESGLDLDPMPSMGAEDFAFMLQQRPGCYVWVGAGPSDGGRNLHSPHYDFNDAVLPIGLSYWVRLAETVLPRAA, encoded by the coding sequence ATGGTGAGGACGATCGACGGGACGGAGGCGCTGACGGCCGACATGACCGCGTGGCGGCGCGACCTGCACGCCCACCCGGAAACGGCCTTCGAGGAGGAGCGGACCAGCGATTTCGTGGCGGAAAAGCTGGCCTCCTTCGGGCTGGAGGTTCACCGCGGCATCGCCAAGACCGGCGTGGTCGGGCTGCTGCGCAATGGCGAGGGTCCGGCGGTCGCCTTCCGCGCCGACATGGACGCCCTGCACATCCACGAGCAGACCAACCTGCCCCACGCCTCGCGCAATCCGGGGCGCATGCACGCCTGCGGACACGACGGGCACACGGCGATGCTGCTGGGCGCGGCGCGCCACCTGTCGGCGCATCCGAACTTCCAGGGCACCATCGCCTTCGTCTTCCAGCCCGCGGAGGAGAACGAGGGCGGCGGGCGCGTGATGGTCGAGGACGGGCTGTTCGAGAAATTCCCCGTCGAGCAGGTCTATGGCATGCACAACTGGCCGGGGCTCGAGGTCGGCAAGATCGCGCTGCGCCCCGGCCCCATCATGGCCGCCTACGACATTTTCGAGCTGACCCTGACCGGCAAGGGCACCCACGCCGCCATGCCGCATCTGGGCACCGACACGATCCTGGCCGGCACCCAGATCGTCAACGCCTGGCAGACCATCGCCAGCCGCAGCGTGCATCCCGTCGATTCCGCCGTGGTCAGCGTCACGCAATTCCACGCGGGTGACACGTGGAATGTCCTTCCGGCCACCGCCGTCCTGCGGGGAACCACCCGCACCTTCCGCAAAGAGGTGCAGGACATGGTGGAACGGCGCATGGGCGAACTGGCCAAGGCCATCGCCGGCGGTTTCGGGATCGAGGCGGAGATGCGCTACGAGCGCCGTTATCCGTCCACGGTGAACGAGGCCGGGGCGACCGAACTGGCCCGCCGCGCCGCCGCCGGAGTGGTCGGCGAATCGGGGCTGGATCTGGACCCGATGCCCAGCATGGGGGCGGAGGATTTCGCCTTCATGCTGCAGCAGCGTCCCGGCTGCTACGTCTGGGTCGGCGCCGGGCCGTCGGACGGCGGGCGCAATCTGCACAGCCCGCATTACGACTTCAACGACGCGGTTCTGCCCATCGGCCTCAGCTATTGGGTGCGGCTGGCCGAAACGGTGCTGCCACGGGCGGCGTAA
- a CDS encoding NAD(P)/FAD-dependent oxidoreductase: MKAIEKKTGVPGTGGIWQRPDSLWEATAPPPPALPVLKDAVETDLLVIGGGFTGLSAALHAAESGKRAVVLEASEIGRGASGRNNGQVIPTLTRPDPEDLVAKFGPERGERFVALIRDSAETLFALVRRLGIDCAAEQTGWVQPVHSPGRIAIAERRAKQWGSRGAPVELLDRAGISDLLGTDAYYGGWMNRSGGHINPLALARGLAGKAVEAGASIFINSPVLSVERRGDRWVARTPNGTVTAHALVLGTNGYAAAVFPEIRTEVVPVLSWQMATQPLDEAQRRSILPGRQAMSDTHGDLRFMRYTADHRLVSGGALLVPVDGADRLRRIVGLRLASMFPTLRGLRFDHVWNGRIAMTTDYTPRVHQLGPNAFTWAGCNGRGVALSVSLGRELAYAALGHDPAELALPLTEPRPLPFNDLLQRIGPFKLLQYRWNDIREI, encoded by the coding sequence GTGAAGGCGATAGAGAAGAAGACCGGTGTTCCTGGAACCGGCGGCATCTGGCAGCGGCCCGACTCCCTGTGGGAGGCCACGGCCCCGCCGCCGCCGGCCCTTCCGGTGCTCAAGGACGCGGTTGAGACTGACCTGCTGGTGATCGGCGGTGGCTTCACCGGCCTGTCGGCGGCCCTGCACGCCGCCGAATCGGGCAAGCGCGCCGTCGTCCTGGAGGCATCGGAGATCGGGCGCGGCGCGTCCGGGCGCAACAATGGGCAGGTGATCCCGACGCTGACGCGCCCGGACCCCGAGGACCTCGTCGCCAAGTTCGGGCCGGAGCGCGGCGAGCGCTTCGTCGCGCTGATCCGCGACAGCGCCGAGACCCTGTTCGCCCTGGTCCGCCGCCTGGGCATCGACTGCGCGGCCGAGCAGACCGGCTGGGTGCAGCCGGTCCATTCGCCGGGCCGCATCGCCATCGCCGAACGGCGGGCGAAGCAGTGGGGCAGCCGGGGCGCTCCGGTGGAGCTGCTCGACCGCGCCGGCATTTCGGACCTGCTGGGCACCGACGCCTATTACGGCGGCTGGATGAACCGCAGCGGCGGCCACATCAACCCGCTGGCCCTGGCCCGCGGGCTGGCCGGCAAGGCGGTCGAAGCCGGCGCGTCGATCTTCATCAACTCCCCCGTCCTGTCGGTGGAGCGACGCGGCGACCGCTGGGTCGCCCGCACGCCCAACGGCACGGTGACCGCCCACGCCCTGGTGCTGGGCACCAACGGCTACGCCGCCGCGGTCTTCCCCGAAATCCGGACGGAGGTCGTCCCCGTCCTGTCCTGGCAGATGGCCACCCAGCCGCTGGACGAGGCGCAGCGGCGCAGCATCCTGCCGGGCCGTCAGGCCATGTCGGACACCCACGGCGACCTGCGCTTCATGCGCTACACCGCCGACCACCGGCTGGTCAGCGGCGGCGCGCTGCTGGTCCCCGTCGACGGGGCCGACCGGCTGCGCCGCATCGTCGGCTTGCGGCTGGCCTCGATGTTCCCCACCCTGCGCGGGCTGCGGTTCGACCATGTGTGGAACGGGCGGATCGCCATGACCACCGACTACACCCCGCGGGTCCACCAGCTCGGCCCCAACGCCTTCACCTGGGCGGGCTGCAACGGGCGCGGCGTCGCCCTGTCCGTCTCGCTGGGGCGGGAGCTGGCCTACGCGGCGCTGGGCCACGATCCGGCGGAGCTGGCGCTGCCGCTGACCGAGCCGCGCCCCCTGCCCTTCAACGACCTGCTGCAACGCATCGGGCCGTTCAAACTCCTGCAATACCGCTGGAACGACATCCGGGAAATCTGA
- a CDS encoding L-2-amino-thiazoline-4-carboxylic acid hydrolase, with protein sequence MTEDTKPPAAPDHATQLRNAYAMRAASYAHMFDVLRERYGTETALDIGREATRRLGEAMGVKYAAHGPDDLAGLCHAFLDGIPNRDSMFAPEIKRCDGDALEIHFHRCPLKEAWQAQGKSDEDLELLCNMAGAIDGGLFEAAGFVFRGETWKPGDEGCCRLKVLPGPKAA encoded by the coding sequence ATGACTGAAGACACCAAGCCGCCTGCCGCCCCGGACCACGCCACGCAGCTGCGCAACGCCTACGCCATGCGGGCCGCGTCCTACGCCCACATGTTCGACGTGCTGCGCGAGCGCTATGGCACCGAGACGGCGCTGGACATCGGGCGCGAGGCGACCCGCCGCCTGGGCGAGGCGATGGGGGTGAAGTACGCGGCGCACGGCCCCGACGACCTCGCCGGCCTGTGCCACGCCTTCCTCGACGGCATTCCGAACCGCGATTCCATGTTCGCGCCGGAGATCAAGCGCTGCGACGGCGACGCGCTGGAAATCCATTTCCACCGCTGTCCCCTGAAGGAGGCGTGGCAGGCCCAGGGCAAGTCCGACGAGGATCTGGAGCTGCTCTGCAACATGGCCGGCGCCATCGACGGCGGCCTGTTCGAGGCGGCCGGCTTCGTCTTCCGCGGCGAGACCTGGAAGCCCGGCGACGAGGGCTGTTGCCGCCTGAAGGTCCTGCCCGGCCCGAAAGCCGCCTGA
- a CDS encoding ABC transporter substrate-binding protein, producing MTALKTASLAALMTGALAGTALAADTVKIGYQLPLTGETAQYGQDFRKAAEIALTEFNASGKPFKAEIVFEDSRSDAKEGTNIARKFVDDKAIVGVLGDFTSGVSMASAQVYKDAGMPQLSQTASHPDYTKISKYQFRNIATQAQEGPYNAKWMLSKGYKNIAVIAEQTDWGQSVVSGFTDGVKANGGTVVFSEFFNRGLKDYRSLISKLERAKPDAIYTGFFYEDGAQFLRQVQQLGIKTPVYSTSAAYSPKLIELAGEAAEGVHLTSNFLPTDPAPHIQHFVTEWKAASNGAVPGQFPAQAYDAVRIMLAAVEKAYPNPTREKVRDALAETKDFAGVTGKTSFSADREAEKELVKVEVKGGAFVPVAD from the coding sequence ATGACCGCCCTGAAGACCGCCTCCCTCGCCGCCCTGATGACCGGTGCGCTTGCCGGCACCGCCCTGGCCGCCGACACCGTGAAGATCGGCTACCAGCTGCCGCTGACCGGCGAGACCGCCCAGTACGGCCAGGACTTCCGCAAGGCCGCCGAGATCGCGCTGACCGAGTTCAACGCGTCCGGCAAGCCCTTCAAGGCGGAGATCGTCTTCGAGGACAGCCGCTCCGACGCCAAGGAGGGCACCAACATCGCCCGCAAGTTCGTGGACGACAAGGCGATCGTCGGCGTTCTGGGCGACTTCACCTCGGGCGTGTCGATGGCCTCGGCGCAGGTCTACAAGGACGCCGGGATGCCGCAGCTCTCGCAGACGGCCTCGCACCCCGACTACACCAAGATTTCCAAGTACCAGTTCCGCAACATCGCCACCCAGGCGCAGGAAGGCCCCTACAACGCCAAGTGGATGCTGTCCAAGGGCTACAAGAACATCGCCGTCATCGCCGAGCAGACCGACTGGGGCCAGTCCGTCGTCTCCGGCTTCACCGACGGCGTGAAGGCCAACGGCGGCACGGTGGTGTTCTCCGAGTTCTTCAACCGCGGGCTGAAGGACTACCGTTCGCTGATCAGCAAGCTGGAGCGCGCGAAGCCGGACGCCATCTACACCGGCTTCTTCTACGAGGACGGCGCGCAGTTCCTGCGTCAGGTGCAGCAGCTCGGCATCAAGACCCCGGTCTACTCGACCTCGGCCGCCTACAGCCCGAAGCTGATCGAGCTGGCCGGCGAAGCGGCGGAGGGCGTGCACCTGACCTCCAACTTCCTGCCGACCGACCCGGCCCCGCACATCCAGCATTTCGTGACGGAGTGGAAGGCCGCCTCCAACGGCGCGGTTCCGGGCCAGTTCCCGGCCCAGGCCTATGACGCCGTGCGCATCATGCTGGCCGCGGTCGAGAAGGCCTACCCGAACCCGACCCGCGAAAAGGTGCGCGACGCCCTGGCCGAGACCAAGGACTTCGCCGGCGTGACCGGCAAGACCAGCTTCAGCGCCGACCGCGAGGCCGAGAAGGAGCTGGTGAAGGTCGAGGTCAAGGGCGGCGCCTTCGTGCCGGTCGCCGACTGA
- a CDS encoding branched-chain amino acid ABC transporter permease — MIDPYYLQQLAIGLSLGMTYALMAIGFTLIFGVLNVVNFAHGEVYTLGAFAGLVLISATAPPIFAVIFIALAIGAMAGFSLERIAFKPFRRFTDEASLKSRAMRESTLLSSLAVSIVVREALEIVFGSQMRSVPFEYLINTPVRIGPVILVTGDFIIFGVAAAMLIGLQYLLTRTRIGLSIRAVSNNPLGAKYVGIDTDRTIIMTFVVGSMMGAAAGILTGLYYGAIFPAMGFVPGIKAFVAMVMGGLSSIPGAVICALILGISESMATTFVSSGWSDMVAYGFLILTLIFFPNGLFGARRERV, encoded by the coding sequence ATGATCGACCCATACTACCTCCAGCAGCTCGCCATCGGGCTGTCGCTGGGGATGACCTACGCGCTGATGGCGATCGGCTTCACGCTGATCTTCGGCGTGCTGAACGTCGTCAACTTCGCCCATGGCGAGGTCTACACGCTGGGCGCTTTCGCCGGGCTGGTGCTGATCTCCGCGACGGCCCCGCCGATCTTCGCGGTGATCTTCATCGCCCTGGCGATCGGCGCCATGGCCGGATTCTCGCTGGAGCGGATCGCCTTCAAACCCTTCCGCCGCTTCACCGACGAGGCGTCGCTGAAGTCGCGGGCGATGCGCGAATCCACCCTGCTCTCCTCGCTCGCCGTGTCCATCGTGGTGCGCGAGGCGCTGGAGATCGTGTTCGGGTCGCAGATGCGCTCCGTCCCGTTCGAGTATCTCATCAACACGCCGGTGCGCATCGGGCCGGTGATCCTGGTGACCGGCGACTTCATCATCTTCGGCGTGGCCGCGGCGATGCTGATCGGTCTCCAGTATCTGCTGACCCGCACCCGCATCGGCCTGTCGATCCGGGCGGTGTCGAACAACCCGCTGGGCGCCAAGTATGTCGGCATCGACACCGACCGCACCATCATCATGACCTTCGTCGTCGGCTCGATGATGGGGGCGGCGGCCGGCATCCTGACGGGGCTCTATTACGGCGCCATCTTCCCCGCCATGGGCTTCGTGCCCGGCATCAAGGCCTTCGTCGCCATGGTGATGGGCGGGCTGTCCTCGATCCCCGGTGCGGTGATCTGCGCCCTGATCCTGGGCATCTCGGAGAGCATGGCGACGACCTTCGTGTCGTCGGGCTGGTCGGACATGGTGGCCTACGGCTTCCTGATCCTGACCCTGATCTTCTTCCCCAACGGATTGTTCGGAGCGCGCCGTGAACGTGTCTGA
- a CDS encoding branched-chain amino acid ABC transporter permease, translating to MNVSDLSAPRRGQGALIPLLLALLVFVGLPAVLAGFDRGYFYQIANLALIFILLSASMHLVTGVAGLLHLGHAAFYGVGAYTAALLSTKFGLGFTVTLPLSGLVAALIAFLVALPTMRLVSIYFAVATLAIGQMLYLVMLNWVEFTKGPNGIIVTKGLELFGFSLSGRLATYYTVATVVALCVLAIGRLSHSYYGNALRSIREDDQCADAMGVSTARLKMEAFTLSAFFAGVAGSLWAHMTGYISPGDFKFSESILILAMVVVGGLGSLPGAVIGALLLILLPEGLRAFGDFRNIMVGLVMFLSILLLPKGLLGEVSALQLARRQLGAAWRNTVKGEGIGWR from the coding sequence GTGAACGTGTCTGACCTGTCGGCGCCGCGGCGCGGGCAAGGCGCGCTGATTCCGCTCCTGCTCGCCCTGCTGGTCTTCGTGGGGCTGCCGGCCGTGCTGGCCGGCTTCGACCGCGGCTATTTCTACCAGATCGCCAATCTGGCGCTGATCTTCATCCTGCTGTCCGCCTCCATGCATCTGGTCACCGGGGTCGCCGGGCTGCTGCATCTCGGGCACGCCGCCTTCTACGGGGTCGGCGCCTACACCGCCGCCCTGCTGTCCACCAAGTTCGGGCTGGGCTTCACGGTGACGCTGCCGCTGTCCGGTCTGGTGGCGGCGCTGATCGCCTTCCTGGTGGCGCTGCCGACCATGCGGCTGGTCAGCATCTATTTCGCCGTGGCGACGCTGGCGATCGGGCAGATGCTCTATCTGGTCATGCTGAACTGGGTGGAGTTCACCAAGGGCCCCAACGGAATCATCGTCACCAAGGGGCTGGAGCTGTTCGGCTTCAGCCTGTCGGGCCGGCTCGCCACCTACTACACGGTGGCGACGGTGGTGGCGCTGTGCGTCCTGGCGATCGGGCGGCTCAGCCACTCCTACTACGGCAACGCCCTGCGCTCGATCCGCGAGGATGACCAGTGCGCCGACGCCATGGGCGTCAGCACGGCGCGCCTGAAGATGGAGGCCTTCACCCTGTCGGCCTTCTTCGCCGGCGTGGCGGGCAGCCTGTGGGCGCACATGACCGGCTACATCTCGCCGGGCGACTTCAAATTCTCCGAATCCATCCTGATCCTGGCGATGGTGGTGGTGGGCGGCCTGGGCAGCCTGCCCGGCGCGGTGATCGGCGCGCTTCTGCTGATCCTGCTGCCGGAGGGTCTGCGCGCCTTCGGCGACTTCCGCAACATCATGGTCGGTCTGGTGATGTTCCTGTCGATCCTGCTGCTGCCCAAGGGCCTGCTGGGCGAGGTCTCCGCGCTCCAGCTCGCGCGGCGCCAGCTGGGCGCGGCGTGGCGCAACACCGTGAAGGGCGAAGGGATCGGCTGGCGATGA
- a CDS encoding ABC transporter ATP-binding protein, with protein sequence MTHLLDIRNVSRRFGGVLAVNDVTGHVDEGELVGLIGPNGAGKTTLFNLISGFTPLSSGTVAFDGRTISGLKTNQVARLGISRTFQNLRVFPNMSVFDNVSVGAVGALPQGALGALFGSLAGGGARSAEISRRTWEALEAVGLTHVAGELAANLPYGQRKYLEIARALAMQPRFLILDEPAAGLNDTETRALADFIKRLHGTGLTIMLVEHDMTLVMSICQRILVLASGRKIADGPPDAIRRDQAVLEAYLGVDA encoded by the coding sequence ATGACCCATCTTCTCGACATCCGCAACGTCAGCCGCCGCTTCGGCGGCGTGCTGGCCGTCAACGACGTGACCGGCCATGTGGACGAGGGCGAGCTGGTCGGGCTGATCGGCCCGAACGGCGCCGGCAAGACCACCCTGTTCAACCTGATCTCCGGCTTCACGCCGCTGTCGTCGGGCACCGTCGCCTTCGACGGCCGGACCATCAGCGGGCTGAAGACCAACCAGGTGGCCCGGCTGGGCATCAGCCGCACCTTCCAGAACCTGCGCGTCTTCCCGAACATGTCGGTGTTCGACAACGTGTCGGTGGGCGCGGTGGGCGCGCTGCCGCAGGGGGCGCTCGGCGCCCTGTTCGGCTCCCTCGCCGGGGGCGGCGCCCGCTCCGCCGAGATCAGCCGCCGCACCTGGGAGGCGCTGGAGGCCGTCGGCCTGACCCATGTGGCGGGCGAGTTGGCGGCCAACCTGCCCTACGGCCAGCGAAAGTATCTGGAGATCGCCCGCGCGCTGGCGATGCAGCCGCGCTTCCTGATCCTCGACGAGCCGGCCGCCGGCCTGAACGACACCGAGACCCGCGCGCTGGCCGACTTCATCAAGCGGCTGCACGGCACCGGCCTGACCATCATGCTCGTTGAGCACGACATGACGCTGGTCATGAGCATCTGCCAGCGCATCCTGGTGCTCGCCTCCGGCCGCAAGATCGCCGACGGCCCGCCCGACGCCATCCGCCGCGACCAAGCGGTCCTGGAAGCCTATCTGGGGGTGGACGCATGA
- a CDS encoding ABC transporter ATP-binding protein: MSQPQATGPILAIENLHVTMGPQEILHGIDLTVAQGAIVAVLGSNGVGKTTLMRAISGVYRASRGGIAFRGEAIANLPAHRIVKLGLSQAPEGRQIFSNMSVRENLVLGGGDVGLGELDRMLDMFPVLRERLRQNAGSLSGGEQQMLCIARALMRRPALLLLDEPSLGLAPMVVAQIFDLVQRIRAEGVSILLVEQNARAALRVADHAAVMEDGRIVLAGPAAQLRDDPRIAEAYLGGHAH, from the coding sequence ATGAGCCAGCCGCAAGCCACCGGCCCGATCCTCGCGATCGAGAACCTGCACGTCACCATGGGGCCGCAGGAGATCCTGCACGGCATCGACCTGACCGTGGCGCAGGGCGCCATCGTCGCCGTGCTAGGCTCCAACGGCGTGGGCAAGACGACGCTGATGCGGGCGATCTCGGGCGTCTACCGGGCGAGCCGGGGCGGCATCGCCTTCCGCGGCGAGGCCATCGCCAACCTGCCCGCCCACCGCATCGTCAAGCTCGGCCTGTCGCAGGCGCCGGAGGGCCGCCAGATCTTCTCCAACATGAGCGTGCGGGAGAATCTGGTGCTCGGCGGCGGCGACGTCGGGCTCGGCGAACTCGACCGGATGCTCGACATGTTCCCGGTCCTGCGGGAGCGCCTGCGCCAGAACGCCGGGTCTCTGTCGGGCGGCGAGCAGCAGATGCTGTGCATCGCCCGCGCCCTGATGCGCCGCCCGGCCCTGCTTCTGCTCGACGAGCCGTCGCTGGGGCTGGCCCCGATGGTGGTCGCGCAGATCTTCGATCTGGTGCAGCGCATCCGGGCGGAGGGCGTGTCGATCCTGCTGGTCGAGCAGAACGCCCGCGCCGCCCTGCGGGTCGCCGACCACGCGGCGGTGATGGAGGACGGGCGCATCGTGCTGGCCGGCCCGGCCGCCCAGCTCCGCGACGACCCCCGCATCGCCGAAGCCTATCTCGGCGGGCACGCGCATTG